The window AATAATCCTTAACAAATAGCGGTATAACACCTGTTGCTAACAATACCCGCATTTCATACTATTTCGTGTAGGCACCTGAAGAGTAGGTCAATTCGTAACTGTGGGTATATATTTCAAAGACAATTCCAAAAGGATCTTCCACATAACACATTTTGAAAGGTTTCTCATTCGGATAATATTCTCTAATCGGCATTCTTTGCTTTCCTCCATACGACAAAATTTTCTCAATTAGTGTCTCAATATTGGGATCTTGAATGCAAAAATGAAAAAGACCGGTATTAAAAGGATTAAACTCCGGTGCTTCTTTGACTCCTTGAGGAAAAGAAAACAGCTCAACACCAATACCATCAGAAGTTGACAGGTGAGCAATCTCAAATTCTTCCCAGTTCTCTCCAAAAACGTCAATGCACATCTGCCCAATAGCAGTATCCTTCTCTTTTTTCACTGTTGAAGGTTCCATTATCACATACCAACCCATTACCTCTGTATAAAACTTTACAGCTTCTTTAATGTCCGGTACAGTAATTCCTATGTGTGAAAATGATTTTGGATAATCTTTATTTGTAGTCATAGCTTTATATTTATTCTACAAAATTGGTATATATTTACCCAAATAACAACAACTTACAAAAAAGTATCATACTTACCAAAAGGAGTATTATGCAGATATTCAATTAATTAAATTGATAAATGGGAGAAAATAATTACTGTCCACTAAATTATACCATGGACTTAATAGGAACAAAATGGAAACCTTTGGTTTTATTTCACCTTTTAGGCGGGCCTTTAAGATCCGGAATCCTACAAAAAAATGTGCCGGGCATTTCAAATAAAATGTTTACCCAAACTGTGAGAGCCCTCGAAAAAGATGGGCTTATCGCTAGGAGAGTTTATCCGGAAGTTCCCCCAAAAGTAGAGTACTATTTAACAAAAAGAGGAAAATCCCTTGAGGGTATTTTAAGAAGTCTTGATAAATGGGGCTTAGAAGATGCCAAAGCGAATTGAAAGAAATGGTAAGGAGGTAACTTTTATATGGTTAACACTCCTCAACCAAAACTATCAACTTTGTTAAGCCCGAGGGATCAATTTAAAATTTAATCAGGGCAAAATTATTCATCTGATACACCGTCAATACAGTCATTGCAGACAAGCCTACTTTTACTTGAGGCAATAAATCCTCCTTTTTGTACCCCCTAGAGGACATGGATTGACCACATATATAGATTCCTACACCCATTTCAGCAAGTGATTCAATCAATTCTTTATTAGGGTTTTCTACCTTATATTTTTCTTTATAAGTAGCAGAAGACAAAGCATCTTTCGTAGACCCTCCGTGAAGGACAAAGGCTAAATGAATATTTTCAGGCGGAACCCCGGATCGAACATGCATATTGTAGTAACGATGCAAACTTGAAATGATCGAATTTTGGATGCTAGGATCGGTTTGTTTCTTGGCTACATCAAAAATCGCTTTAAATTGCTGTGTAGTATCCACGGGAAAATCAGTATTTTCTATCGAATAAACCGGCCCGAAATCATCAAAAACGGGTCCTGTTGATGATTTAACACCTTGTCCAAAGGAAGGTGAAACCTGCAAGGCAAATATTATTAATAAACACAAAAGGGCTGATTTAAGTATTTTTTTCATAAGAGTAAATTAAGTATAAAGTTCAGGTAATGCTGGTTACAATACCTTTGATTGTTAAAGTTTCAACGCTGTATTTCAACCCAAATATTACATTTGGTTGATTTAGGTTAAGTGAATTTGATAAAAAATCAGATAATTTAAAGACTGAAAATTAACCTCTCTGGTAAATTTTATCTTTTCATCCAATAAAAAAAGTCTAATTCGTAATTATTCAAATAGCAAATCGAGGGTTTATTGAATGAGTAGGCTAAAAGTAAAAAAAATATTAATGCAAAATCAGCCTAAGACTTAATTAAAAAGTTTAGAGGTATCCCTAACCTAGATCAATTACCTATACACCCAAATTCTATTAACAGAATTCATAAGGTTTTTATCCGAAATACATATTGAAATCACTTCAATACCAAGTTCCTCGTTACTATTTCCCAGCAATGGAATGAAGTTGCGTGTAACAGGAGATTTCATCAAACGAACCGCTTTCAAAATCTCCTGTAAGTGACTAATTCCTAAATAGGGTAAATTAACTCCTGTCTATGCCAAGTTTCACAATTGGACAAGTAGAACTATTCTGTGATGGGCACCAGAATCAACGATTTTAAATCCATTAAGGCACCTTGTTCAAACTCCTTACCTGTTGCCACAATAATATTATTATAATCTTCTTCAAGGGACAGTTTTCCCACCTTTATTTTTTTGAAAGTTTCCCAAGATCCTGAAGGCTTAACCTGACCTTGAAGGGTTTGAGTCCCGGAAGTAATTATAAATGGCTTACCTGCTTCCTCGTCGGATACAGACCATTCCATCCATACTTCATAGGCACCTTTCTTTGGAAGATCCAAGTCCCACTCTACTCTATCCTTAGCTGTAAACCAACCAAATGCATTCCACTCAGGCATGTATTGGATATCAGGACCTATACCTTTTGCTTTCTCAGCCGGCAGATGTACCGTTTCATTTACTGCAACTCTGGTAATTCCCGGGATATTTAGGCTTCCCTTCATTTCTTCTCGCTTTTCATTCACATACTTGGCCACTGTTCCAACAGGAGCAATCCAAACACCATTGGCGGGGTCATTTGCATATTCACAAAGCTTTCTTAACATGCTCAAATAGGTGGTTTGATTACCTTCAGTCCCATTTTCATGACCGGCAAGCACCAACCATTTCCTGTCTTTTCGGGCAGCTTCAATAAGTGGTAATATTTCTTCAAAGGTCATATTGTCCATTTCCATTCCTGTAAGTTGAGCCATATCAGCATAATATGGGTCAACCGGAGCTTCATCTTTCCAGCCTCTTCCTGAAAGAAACATCTCGGAAATTAATGGAACGTAACTCTGTGTTTCCTCTCCCTTACCTACAAATGACAAACCACATGGATAAGCAAAAACCTCCGGTCTCACTCCTAACAATCGCTCTACTTCATCATTTGTATCCATCAATTCTTTTCGCATGCGGTTTAAGGTATAATCTTCCAATGCCTCACTTCTGGACCAACCGAAATTCCCAGTACAGGGATGATTCAAAGTGTGGTTACCAATCTCATGGCCTGTCTCCACTACCATTTTCCAACCCTCAATATTCCGTTCCATACTTGCAGGCACCACATAGAATGTAGCCTTCACCCCGTACTCATTCAATAGCGTTGCTCCCGGATCGGGGTTGCTCGCTCGGGCATC of the Cyclobacterium marinum DSM 745 genome contains:
- a CDS encoding lactoylglutathione lyase family protein, with product MTTNKDYPKSFSHIGITVPDIKEAVKFYTEVMGWYVIMEPSTVKKEKDTAIGQMCIDVFGENWEEFEIAHLSTSDGIGVELFSFPQGVKEAPEFNPFNTGLFHFCIQDPNIETLIEKILSYGGKQRMPIREYYPNEKPFKMCYVEDPFGIVFEIYTHSYELTYSSGAYTK
- a CDS encoding winged helix-turn-helix transcriptional regulator → MGENNYCPLNYTMDLIGTKWKPLVLFHLLGGPLRSGILQKNVPGISNKMFTQTVRALEKDGLIARRVYPEVPPKVEYYLTKRGKSLEGILRSLDKWGLEDAKAN
- a CDS encoding DsrE family protein, with amino-acid sequence MKKILKSALLCLLIIFALQVSPSFGQGVKSSTGPVFDDFGPVYSIENTDFPVDTTQQFKAIFDVAKKQTDPSIQNSIISSLHRYYNMHVRSGVPPENIHLAFVLHGGSTKDALSSATYKEKYKVENPNKELIESLAEMGVGIYICGQSMSSRGYKKEDLLPQVKVGLSAMTVLTVYQMNNFALIKF
- a CDS encoding polysaccharide deacetylase family protein, which encodes MKLIFPVSTLIVVLVLGVLSANAQNPDFPWPEGKKMAISLSFDDARASNPDPGATLLNEYGVKATFYVVPASMERNIEGWKMVVETGHEIGNHTLNHPCTGNFGWSRSEALEDYTLNRMRKELMDTNDEVERLLGVRPEVFAYPCGLSFVGKGEETQSYVPLISEMFLSGRGWKDEAPVDPYYADMAQLTGMEMDNMTFEEILPLIEAARKDRKWLVLAGHENGTEGNQTTYLSMLRKLCEYANDPANGVWIAPVGTVAKYVNEKREEMKGSLNIPGITRVAVNETVHLPAEKAKGIGPDIQYMPEWNAFGWFTAKDRVEWDLDLPKKGAYEVWMEWSVSDEEAGKPFIITSGTQTLQGQVKPSGSWETFKKIKVGKLSLEEDYNNIIVATGKEFEQGALMDLKSLILVPITE